The Brachypodium distachyon strain Bd21 chromosome 4, Brachypodium_distachyon_v3.0, whole genome shotgun sequence nucleotide sequence CTCCATTTCATTTCAGTCAGATGTTGAAGTACTGAGCTTGTGTTTCATTCAGGTGATGGGAGCCGATCAGGTGCAGTCTTCCAACGTGGCCGCCGATTCCGCGAACGAGAGCGTCCACAGCAAGGACAAGGGCGAGGAGAGCAGCCCGGCAACGACGACGACCGGCAAGTCCAAGGGGAAGGGGGCCAAGGAGAGCTCCGAGAAGGAAGACTACATCCATGTCCGGGCCCGGCGCGGGCAGGCAACCAACAGCCATAGCCTCGCTGAAAGGGTAATTACAGATTTGCTACCTTGATCGGCATGCCACCGTTCTCTTGATTATTAGTACGGATGAAATCTGCAATCGAGTGGTGTTGAAACTCTGGATGTTTTTCATCTTTTGTGCAGCTGAGAAGGGAGAAGATCAGTGAGAGGATGAAGCTTCTGCAGGACCTCGTTCCTGGCTGCAGCAAGGtgggtctctctctctctttctcttctagAAAAATCATGTATTCTTGATCAACCAATTCGTAACAAATACAATAATATGCTTTGTTTCTTGAACTATTTTAGGTCACCGGGAAGGCGGTGATGCTCGACGAGATCATCAACTATGTCCAATCCCTGCAAAGACAAGTTGAGGTAAGAACCATCGATTCTCCCAAGGTGCCTGAACCATGTAAGCAACTTGTGGTGTGCAAACCAagattttaaatttgaacGCAGTTGTCATGGTGCGACGGAAGAAATTTGAATATGATTGCTAAATCAGATACCGAGACCAAAATAGTGTTTCTAGTAATTATGTATTTCTGACCATTTTGACACTCCGTAACTTGCAGTTCTTATCGATGAAGCTTGCGACAGTAAACCCGAGGCTTGACCTCAACATAGAAGGGCTTCTCTCAAAAGATGTAAGCTACCTCAAGTTGCGTTCTGGCTTCCATTCCATCAGTTCCCCTCCCAGAAACCTAACCATGTCTTCAACAACAGCTTCTTCGTTTTCCTGGGGTTTCTTCATCCTCCATAGGATTCTCCCCGGAGATGATGCACCCGCAGTTACAGCTATCGCAGCCGGGCCTGATGCAGGGTGGCGCCGCTGGCATGGCCAACCAGGACGTGTTCAGAAGAATCATGCAGGCGCAGCTAGGTGCAAAAGATGGATCCCAGGTTAGCATAGCATATAATCTTCAACGGTTTTACTTGGGCTAAGTCGCCTGAGATTGTGTTTTCCTTAGTCGATACTTTCTCGACCGTACGATCATTACTTTGGACGCACATGATCGGTCGATTGAGAATTTttgtttctcagtcgactgagccGTAGGGGGACCCAATCTTAAATGACTGGTTCACAGTGGCCGTTAATTACTCCAACAAGTAGATAACATCAAAGAATTCAAATTGCTCCGAAAAACCATACTGAGAAGCTCTACAACTGTAGGCTATTAATTAGATTTCATTCCACCTGGCCTACAATGAATAATCTGAACAAGTACGTAGATAGCTTCTGCCATTTTATTCCGATTCCAAGTGGTGTTTAACTGTTTATGCCTTCATGCGCAAGCACATTGGATCCAAAATCATTCATCATCCTTGGTAAAATCTTGAACAGTCACTGAACCTAGCATATGCTGATAGGCTCTCTGTTTTCTTGCGCATGCGTGCAGATGCCCCACGCATTGAATGGATCGTTCAGCGATCACGTTGCACAGATGGCGTATCCGTCCATGGGCTCCTCGCAGGACGGGTTCCAAATGTGACCACCGAGAAATGCCAGCTCCGCTCCACGCGTGCGTGAGCTGCTGAGCCGAGGTTTTGGTGCTAGATGATAGCTATCTGACGAGTGACGACGAACAAGGCAAAGCAGGCCACGGAGCACATGaccgactgctgctgctgctgcccgtgCACGCAGAGAGAGCTATTATACCTCATCGCGTAACTGGACTGGAGTCCTTAACTGCTTCGTGCATGGCTCAGGCTGCAATGTATAACGATCGTGTTCAGGACTGGGACTGGGACTGGGAAAAGGATTTGAGGCCCACGGACGGCTGGAGACGCTGGGTGAAATCTGTTGGGAATCCAGTCTGGCCTGGGCGCATTCATGGTGCGCGAGgtggtagcagcagcagcagctgaatTGCTGCTGCAGGATATGTATGATGTAATGCAATGCGGTCGAGGGGTTTGTGTTGGGTTAGTTGGTTCTGTTGCTTTTGCTTCGATGCTTAAGGATGCAAATTAATTGACCACTCCTACACTAGGATTTATCAAACATTGGCTTTTCTCCTTGTTACGAAAGAATGATAATTACGAAAGAATgatgggtttttttttttgagaaaagacTCATGCCCATTCCATTTCAAGAAACGAAACCGG carries:
- the LOC100836200 gene encoding transcription factor bHLH49; protein product: MNESSEKGMEGNGSSGPGNGIPPVEWQNQFAGGFSAQQQQQHTHMMDSFAAAASGMWAAPSQNMSALSDVSGMSRGHGPGFLGPVPGAFLPPSCLGGHFPVDSGFIERAARSSCFAGPGAFGGGGDQHMGSAFGGVSEGYLDHRSSDKAEPEIAGNQGVPSSEAAGGDCSSKGSDSKKRRRPSEVMGADQVQSSNVAADSANESVHSKDKGEESSPATTTTGKSKGKGAKESSEKEDYIHVRARRGQATNSHSLAERLRREKISERMKLLQDLVPGCSKVTGKAVMLDEIINYVQSLQRQVEFLSMKLATVNPRLDLNIEGLLSKDLLRFPGVSSSSIGFSPEMMHPQLQLSQPGLMQGGAAGMANQDVFRRIMQAQLGAKDGSQMPHALNGSFSDHVAQMAYPSMGSSQDGFQM